A stretch of the Ananas comosus cultivar F153 linkage group 14, ASM154086v1, whole genome shotgun sequence genome encodes the following:
- the LOC109719878 gene encoding uncharacterized protein At1g04910-like, which produces MRPLRAWVRGVGGAMADDGGRPRKKPSSPTPTPPPTAARGGGRGRRRGGLRRWALRVGTSALLWTALMQLASISGAWRPPRLPTSWPSPCFDRHGRGPNATASAAAAAVLGEEEGGGALRSSHSSPPALLPRRVYKSNGYLRVSCNGGLNQMRAAICDMVTVARYLNLTLVIPELDKTSFWADPSDFGDIFDVNHFINSLRDEIKIVKGLPQKFIGKIAKEPFSMPPISWSSERYYLKQILPLIRKHRVIHFNKTDARLANNGLAVKLQRLRCRVNYEAIRFTPQIEALGNKLLSILRRSGPFVVLHLRYEMDMLAFSGCTHGCSDKETEELTRMRYAYPWWKEKEIDSEKKRLEGLCPLTPEEITLVLRALGFTRDTLIYIASGEIYGGDRRLATLRAAFPKIVRKEMLLSPDELRPFHNHSTQMAALDYLVSVASDIFIPSYDGNMARVVEGHRRYVGFRKTILLDKKQLVELLDLLKDGKLSWAEFSAAVKDIHKDRMGQPTRRKVIPGRPKEEDYFYANPQECLGHLKTTTRTFLL; this is translated from the exons ATGCGCCCTCTCCGCGCGTGGGTGCGGGGCGTGGGCGGGGCCATGGCCGACGACGGGGGACGGCCGCGGAAGAAGCCCtcgtcgccgacgccgacgccgccgccgacggcGGCGAGGGGCGGCGGAAGAGGGAGGCGGCGGGGGGGACTCCGGCGGTGGGCGCTCCGCGTCGGGACCAGCGCTCTGCTGTGGACGGCGCTGATGCAGCTCGCGTCGATCTCCGGCGCGTGGCGCCCCCCGCGCCTCCCCACCTCGTGGCCCTCCCCCTGCTTCGACCGCCACGGCCGCGGCCCCAacgccaccgcctccgccgccgccgccgcggtgctcggcgaggaggaggggggCGGCGCCCTCCGCAGCTCGCACTCGTCTCCGCCCGCGCTCCTCCCGAGGa GAGTGTACAAAAGCAATGGTTATCTTCGCGTGTCCTGCAATGGGGGCCTGAACCAAATGAGAGCAGCG ATTTGTGATATGGTTACGGTTGCACGCTATCTAAACCTGACCTTGGTGATTCCAGAACTTGATAAAACATCTTTCTGGGCTGATCCGAG TGATTTTGGGGATATTTTTGATGTAAACCACTTCATTAATTCCTTGAGAGACGAAATAAAGATTGTAAAAGGACTTCCTCAGAAGTTCATTGGAAAAATTGCTAAAGAACCATTCTCGATGCCTCCAATCAGCTGGTCCAGTGAGAGATATTACTTAAAACAG ATCTTACCTCTTATACGGAAGCATAGAGTGATCCATTTCAATAAAACGGATGCACGCCTCGCAAACAATGGACTAGCAGTTAAGCTCCAAAGGCTTCGTTGCCGTGTTAACTATGAGGCAATAAGGTTTACTCCACAGATAGAAGCCCTAGGCAACAAGCTTTTATCAATTCTTCGAAGAAGTGGACCTTTTGTTGTGCTCCACTTACGATATGAGATGGACATGCTCGCTTTTTCTGGTTGTACACATGGATGCTCCGACAAAGAAACAGAGGAACTCACAAGAATGAG ATATGCATATCCATGGTGGAAAGAGAAGGAAATTGATTCTGAAAAGAAAAGGCTGGAAGGATTGTGCCCTCTTACACCCGAAGAAATAACACTGGTTCTTAGAGCACTAGGATTCACAAGGGACACTCTAATATACATTGCCTCTGGCGAAATCTATGGTGGTGATAGAAGGCTTGCTACTCTGAGGGCAGCATTTCCTAAAATT GTAAGAAAGGAGATGCTTCTGTCTCCGGATGAGTTGAGGCCTTTCCATAACCACTCAACACAAATGGCGGCTTTGGACTATCTGGTTTCTGTTGCTAGTGACATTTTCATCCCCAGCTATGATGGAAACATGGCGAGAGTCGTAGAAGGACATCGCAG GTATGTAGGGTTTCGAAAGACTATATTGCTAGACAAGAAACAACTCGTGGAGCTTTTGGATCTTCTCAAGGATGGGAAACTCTCATGGGCCGAATTCTCGGCCGCCGTGAAGGATATCCACAAGGACCGCATGGGCCAACCGACGAGAAGAAAAGTCATCCCCGGGCGACCAAAAGAAGAAGACTATTTCTATGCTAACCCTCAAGAATGCCTTGGCCACCTAAAGACCACTACGAGAACTTTTCTTCTATAA